A genomic window from Fibrobacterota bacterium includes:
- a CDS encoding AAA family ATPase, which translates to MFQERKTNIRSDAVKIDHFNTLVFDSFNYSDRINGYHYTGMKTGGNAVFISKMYWSIAQRVSEALNNPQSHSGLCELFVKLGIPTKFKFEAKFTPTFLIEYKLSKGLDISRACKEMLESKIKFDEYDINVEGIANRGDDFLSVDILDENSWAHFIDDLACLESVINIKAGSIRNIRFSETNTFATLSSGQRNIFHSFIGIASKICSNAVILIDEPEISLHPSWQLKYIEILDSIVRNYSDVSVIIATHSPFVGISGQSSCTVHAYGLHRKGNHVQVERNSETTGWSFDSVLYRIFWNTKLKKFRL; encoded by the coding sequence TTGTTCCAGGAAAGAAAAACAAATATTCGATCAGATGCCGTCAAGATTGATCACTTCAACACATTAGTATTTGATTCATTCAATTATAGCGACAGAATCAATGGCTATCATTACACAGGCATGAAAACCGGAGGCAATGCTGTATTTATATCAAAAATGTATTGGAGTATTGCTCAAAGAGTTTCCGAGGCTTTAAATAATCCGCAAAGTCATTCCGGACTATGTGAGCTATTTGTGAAGCTTGGAATACCAACCAAGTTCAAGTTCGAGGCGAAATTCACACCTACATTCTTAATCGAGTACAAGCTTTCAAAGGGACTAGATATTTCTAGAGCCTGCAAGGAGATGCTCGAATCCAAAATCAAATTTGATGAATATGATATTAACGTAGAAGGTATTGCGAATCGTGGCGATGATTTTCTCTCAGTTGACATATTGGATGAAAATAGCTGGGCGCATTTTATAGATGACCTGGCTTGCTTGGAATCTGTGATTAATATAAAGGCTGGCTCAATTCGGAATATTAGATTTAGCGAGACGAATACTTTCGCAACATTAAGTTCCGGTCAAAGGAATATATTTCATTCCTTTATAGGTATTGCCTCAAAAATTTGCAGCAATGCTGTTATTTTAATTGATGAGCCCGAGATAAGCCTTCATCCATCATGGCAATTAAAATACATTGAAATTTTAGATTCAATTGTAAGGAACTACTCGGATGTTTCAGTTATCATAGCAACACATTCGCCATTCGTGGGGATTTCGGGTCAATCAAGCTGTACTGTACATGCTTACGGTTTGCATCGCAAAGGAAATCATGTTCAGGTTGAACGGAATTCGGAGACAACTGGATGGAGCTTCGATTCTGTTCTTTACAGAATTTTTTGGAATACCAAACTCAAGAAATTCCGACTTTGA
- a CDS encoding integron integrase: MKMKRSLQSKHYSERTIESYMQWVDRFSEFCPIVPADSESASKGLQDYLVHLAVVNSLSPSSIAVARNALAWMARKEMGFELVLEEKGQSHHSKRLPRILARQTVKRILEGCEKPWDLLFGLQYGCGFRLAELLDLRVQDLDLERRVVTVRSGKGDKDRQIPLPQTLLERLESHLMERMKLWEGDVLKGWAKVEVPHALSRKFPQAETSWAWQHVFGAPRPLRHPESNELRRWHPMEKLVRETLHRVAADAGVTGRVHPHLLRHCFATHLVEGGVSLPEVQQLMGHARLETTMVYLHVRSPVHAIRSPLDLLSDP, translated from the coding sequence ATGAAGATGAAAAGGAGCCTGCAATCGAAGCATTACAGTGAAAGGACAATCGAATCCTACATGCAATGGGTGGATCGATTTTCGGAATTTTGTCCGATTGTTCCTGCTGATTCCGAATCGGCATCCAAAGGGTTGCAAGACTATTTGGTTCACTTGGCCGTTGTGAACAGTTTGTCCCCTTCGTCCATCGCTGTGGCCAGGAATGCCCTGGCTTGGATGGCGCGGAAGGAAATGGGATTTGAGCTGGTCTTGGAGGAAAAGGGCCAGTCGCATCATTCGAAAAGGTTGCCGAGAATCCTGGCTCGGCAGACTGTGAAGAGAATCTTGGAGGGATGTGAGAAACCGTGGGATCTCCTGTTTGGTCTGCAGTACGGGTGCGGATTTCGCTTGGCGGAGCTTTTGGACCTGAGGGTACAGGATTTGGACCTGGAGCGTCGGGTGGTGACCGTTCGGTCGGGAAAGGGCGACAAGGATCGCCAGATTCCGCTGCCCCAGACTCTGCTCGAGCGACTGGAATCTCACCTGATGGAGCGGATGAAGCTCTGGGAAGGCGATGTGCTGAAGGGCTGGGCGAAGGTGGAAGTTCCACATGCGCTGTCCAGAAAATTTCCACAGGCGGAGACTTCCTGGGCGTGGCAGCATGTCTTCGGAGCGCCGCGCCCTTTGCGCCATCCGGAATCCAATGAGCTCAGGCGCTGGCACCCGATGGAAAAACTGGTGCGCGAAACCTTGCATCGCGTCGCCGCGGACGCCGGCGTCACAGGCAGAGTTCATCCCCATCTGTTGAGGCATTGCTTCGCGACACATCTTGTCGAAGGGGGCGTTTCCTTGCCCGAGGTGCAGCAACTCATGGGGCATGCGCGGCTCGAGACAACGATGGTGTACTTGCATGTCCGCTCCCCGGTCCATGCCATCCGCTCTCCGCTGGATCTGCTCTCGGATCCGTGA
- a CDS encoding ABC transporter ATP-binding protein translates to MATRLKLTATQSHILCRVSDDNPGLIVESRQVGIRFPSGTLALHGLDLGVREGEFVSLVGPSGCGKSTFLRLVAGLLDPTEGQLTVGGLGPAQARKTSHSSGFVFQSPTLLPWRTVQENLVLPLELEGMPSSARRVVAEEWLERVGLTEFAKAWPAQLSGGMRMRVSIARALASRPRILLMDEPFAALDDITRGGLQEELLRLRSEIGFTTLFVTHNVSEAVFLSDRVVVMTGRPGRIQGEVAVGLGARRDDDLRGEASFASKIREVAHLLKMAKP, encoded by the coding sequence ATGGCAACTCGTCTGAAGTTGACTGCGACACAATCTCATATATTGTGCAGGGTGAGCGACGACAATCCAGGCCTCATCGTGGAATCCCGACAAGTGGGGATCCGGTTCCCCTCCGGGACGCTGGCCTTGCATGGCTTGGATTTGGGGGTCAGGGAAGGGGAGTTCGTGTCGCTGGTGGGGCCGTCGGGGTGCGGGAAATCCACGTTCCTGCGACTGGTTGCGGGGTTGCTGGATCCGACGGAGGGGCAACTGACGGTGGGTGGATTGGGACCAGCCCAAGCCCGGAAAACGTCTCATTCGAGTGGCTTCGTGTTCCAGTCGCCCACCTTGCTGCCTTGGAGAACGGTGCAGGAGAATCTGGTGCTGCCGTTGGAGCTGGAGGGGATGCCATCCTCCGCTCGGCGCGTGGTCGCCGAGGAATGGCTGGAACGCGTCGGTTTGACAGAATTTGCTAAAGCGTGGCCTGCCCAGCTGTCGGGGGGGATGCGCATGAGGGTATCGATTGCGCGGGCCTTGGCCAGCCGGCCGCGGATTTTATTGATGGACGAGCCCTTCGCCGCTCTCGACGACATCACTCGGGGAGGATTGCAGGAAGAACTGCTGCGGCTGCGGTCGGAGATCGGGTTCACCACCCTGTTCGTGACCCACAACGTTTCCGAGGCGGTGTTCCTCTCCGATCGCGTGGTGGTGATGACCGGGCGCCCCGGCCGCATCCAAGGCGAGGTGGCGGTGGGACTGGGTGCGCGTCGGGACGACGACCTGCGCGGCGAGGCGTCCTTCGCTTCCAAGATTCGGGAAGTCGCGCATCTCTTGAAGATGGCAAAGCCATGA
- a CDS encoding ABC transporter permease, translating to MIARWTKAVLPPLAFLAIVVVGWDLAVRGLSLPSFLVPSPWAVLQEAWASRSDLLQASSVTLAGALGGFGLSLVLGTAVALVFAQAAWIRASLFPYAIFLQTVPIVAVAPLIVIWFGAGFPSVVLVSFILSVFPILSNAVTGLVRVDPELLELFQIHNATRWQILTKLRLPHAVPMVVAGAKVSSGLTVIGAIVGEFFAGYGAQTPGLGYLILQSSGQLRTELLFACVAASTLLGLSVFLATGLVARLVLARLDEPSRQR from the coding sequence ATGATCGCGCGATGGACAAAAGCTGTCTTGCCGCCTCTGGCCTTCCTCGCGATCGTGGTGGTCGGGTGGGATCTGGCCGTGCGAGGACTTTCCCTGCCGTCCTTTTTGGTTCCGTCGCCTTGGGCGGTGCTCCAGGAAGCCTGGGCCTCGCGCTCCGATCTGCTGCAGGCGAGCTCGGTCACCCTGGCGGGAGCCTTGGGCGGATTCGGGTTGTCACTGGTGTTGGGCACGGCGGTGGCGTTGGTCTTCGCGCAGGCCGCCTGGATCCGCGCGAGCCTGTTTCCCTACGCCATCTTCCTGCAGACGGTGCCCATCGTGGCGGTGGCCCCGCTGATCGTGATCTGGTTCGGGGCGGGGTTTCCCAGCGTGGTGCTGGTCTCCTTCATTCTGAGTGTTTTCCCCATCCTGTCCAACGCCGTGACCGGACTGGTGCGGGTGGATCCCGAGCTTTTGGAGCTGTTCCAGATCCACAACGCCACCCGCTGGCAGATACTGACCAAGCTGCGGTTGCCGCACGCGGTCCCCATGGTGGTGGCCGGAGCGAAGGTCTCTTCCGGACTCACGGTCATCGGGGCGATCGTGGGGGAGTTCTTCGCCGGGTACGGAGCGCAGACGCCGGGATTGGGGTATCTGATCCTCCAATCGTCCGGCCAATTGCGGACGGAACTCCTGTTCGCCTGCGTGGCGGCATCCACGCTGCTGGGTTTGTCGGTGTTCCTCGCGACCGGATTGGTCGCGCGGCTGGTGCTGGCGCGGCTGGATGAGCCGAGCCGCCAGCGATGA
- a CDS encoding ABC transporter substrate-binding protein has product MKRQILAIMAAFGVSAQAATTIALNWFAEAEHGGFYAAQAAGLYKAAGLEVKLLPGGPGVPVLQQVATGRVDFGVSNADEVLIARSQGVPVVAVLAPIQTSPRVIMVHQESGIKTLADLKDLTLAIEPQAPFANFLKRKLPLTNVRFVPYTGSVAPFVADKKWAQQAYGISEPFVAQGKGAKPVNLYVSELGYNPYTSVLVVSEKTLKEKPDLVKKMVQASREGWTKYLENAKGADKLMKKANSQLDQAVLDYGHAELLKLCRNTDTEKLGTGAMTTERWTDLAQQLAAMGTFPKGTPDVNKAWTAQFLTK; this is encoded by the coding sequence ATGAAGAGACAGATTCTGGCGATCATGGCGGCGTTCGGGGTGTCCGCGCAGGCGGCGACCACCATCGCCTTGAACTGGTTCGCCGAAGCGGAACATGGAGGATTCTACGCCGCACAGGCCGCGGGATTGTACAAGGCGGCGGGCCTGGAGGTGAAATTGCTTCCTGGCGGGCCGGGAGTTCCGGTGCTCCAGCAGGTGGCCACCGGACGGGTGGATTTCGGCGTGAGCAACGCCGACGAGGTGTTGATCGCCCGCTCCCAGGGCGTGCCCGTGGTGGCGGTGCTGGCTCCCATCCAGACATCCCCGCGCGTGATCATGGTCCACCAGGAATCCGGCATCAAGACCTTGGCCGATCTCAAAGACCTGACCTTGGCCATCGAGCCCCAGGCTCCGTTCGCCAACTTCCTCAAGCGTAAGCTCCCCTTGACCAACGTGCGATTCGTTCCCTACACGGGAAGCGTGGCACCGTTCGTCGCGGACAAAAAATGGGCACAGCAGGCCTACGGCATATCGGAGCCCTTCGTGGCCCAGGGAAAAGGCGCGAAGCCGGTGAACCTGTACGTGTCGGAGTTGGGCTACAATCCGTACACCTCCGTGCTGGTGGTGTCGGAAAAGACCCTCAAGGAAAAGCCGGATTTGGTGAAGAAGATGGTCCAGGCAAGTCGCGAGGGCTGGACCAAGTACCTGGAGAACGCCAAGGGCGCGGATAAATTGATGAAGAAGGCCAATTCGCAGTTGGACCAAGCCGTGCTGGATTACGGCCACGCCGAACTCCTCAAGCTCTGCCGCAACACGGACACTGAAAAGCTCGGCACCGGTGCCATGACCACCGAGCGCTGGACCGATTTGGCCCAGCAGCTGGCCGCCATGGGCACCTTCCCCAAGGGCACTCCCGATGTCAACAAAGCCTGGACAGCGCAGTTCTTGACGAAATGA
- a CDS encoding DUF3465 domain-containing protein has protein sequence MMKAGRTLSFFVLLAGLVGIVSCEAGHAPPAAEAEAVDVGVDSVLDREVTPVSVVADAFKNNTSNIQVLMKGTVTRVLADDVSGDKHQRFIITLSNKQTLLVAHNIDIGSRVPGPKLNTVIYVFGEYEWNADGGVVHWTHVDPGGTHPAGWIQYFGYRYQ, from the coding sequence ATGATGAAGGCAGGACGGACACTTTCCTTTTTTGTGCTGCTGGCTGGGCTGGTGGGGATCGTTTCTTGCGAGGCGGGGCATGCGCCGCCGGCGGCGGAAGCCGAGGCGGTGGATGTTGGGGTGGATTCTGTTTTGGATCGGGAGGTCACGCCGGTATCGGTGGTGGCGGATGCGTTCAAGAACAACACGTCCAACATCCAGGTGCTCATGAAAGGGACTGTCACGCGAGTTTTGGCCGATGACGTTTCCGGCGACAAGCACCAGAGATTCATCATCACGTTGTCCAACAAGCAAACGTTGCTGGTGGCCCACAACATCGATATCGGGTCGCGCGTGCCTGGCCCCAAGCTGAACACCGTGATCTATGTGTTCGGCGAGTACGAATGGAATGCGGACGGTGGGGTGGTTCACTGGACCCACGTCGATCCAGGCGGCACGCATCCGGCTGGGTGGATCCAATACTTCGGATACCGCTACCAGTAG
- a CDS encoding VWA domain-containing protein gives MSLSLASLLLSSSSLLASAPTILRTDVGPSRCEIWDSTKQVMQALAPEQTEVRAILTDGIAEVEVIQTFVSNFAKPAEAKYVFPLPHQGAVHGMKYRQDGKWRKAEILPKEKADSLYDSIKTAGGTAARLTQQRPDIFTQSMTKITPGDTVEVRITLSMPLKYKDGSFEFAFPTMIGARCCNESTPPIFGTIAGWNPPADVEGPRIRFIVGIQTGYGIQDISSPTHAIRSISALAAVDTLVGRGLLKGPADLPLAFRNAVLLQPLNTFPNSDFVLRFSRISAEFQASSATWSDTTGGKYFRLEVFPDGSWSQGERPDMDVMMLVDRSGSQQGWPMEHEKAISKQIMNRLRTTDRLCVMSFDNINELAFVDTLRYASGANVAQAATFVDALTARGGTELAGAIKALTAIPNPTNRHRLFVFLTDGFITNEAEILSHLSSLPDLQVITFGAGDNLNRAFLDETALIGNGFSTPLVQNDDLVARVDEAWSRIESPALGGLHLDTKGLVVTDLHPQRHHRLQGNVVERAGSHHRIRLDAHRCRRIARWPVRQCPCLRHLESGCDSRGRLGRAQVVGPRPHFPTRTRRIRRRHAQVGNCLHLPRPPGPEQIHRLFGLGRSLLGNGRKPQVGNLQPFRIVVDLRPRHLRSGLQARPQQASSGNSLQDGSRWCRLGLATGCAIHRRSRARDGPGRQRALAISSPCRPNALRDPRQAPRLRGGAGTHRNRLARPQVHDALRIRKSTGERSHPRFAIDSVYAFARASRLPAGFRTPSPSAPPRETVFRWTGPTPGVRSFPASGANRGRSRRPLQTDSPRAAP, from the coding sequence ATGAGTCTTTCCCTCGCGTCCTTGTTGTTGAGTAGCAGTTCGCTCCTGGCCTCCGCCCCCACCATTCTCAGGACCGACGTGGGCCCTTCGCGCTGCGAGATCTGGGATTCCACCAAACAGGTGATGCAGGCCCTGGCGCCTGAACAGACGGAAGTGAGGGCCATCCTGACCGACGGCATCGCCGAGGTGGAGGTGATCCAGACCTTCGTGAGCAACTTCGCCAAGCCCGCCGAGGCCAAGTACGTGTTCCCTCTGCCTCATCAAGGCGCGGTCCACGGCATGAAGTACCGGCAAGACGGAAAATGGCGCAAGGCCGAGATCCTTCCCAAGGAAAAGGCGGACTCGCTCTACGATTCCATCAAGACCGCCGGCGGCACCGCGGCCCGCCTCACCCAACAGCGCCCGGACATTTTCACGCAATCGATGACCAAGATCACGCCGGGCGACACGGTGGAAGTGCGCATCACATTGTCCATGCCTCTGAAGTACAAGGACGGCTCCTTCGAGTTCGCCTTCCCGACCATGATCGGCGCCCGTTGCTGCAACGAAAGCACGCCACCGATCTTCGGAACCATCGCCGGATGGAACCCTCCCGCCGATGTGGAAGGTCCTCGCATTCGCTTCATCGTGGGCATCCAGACAGGTTACGGCATCCAAGACATCTCCTCTCCCACCCACGCCATCCGCTCGATTTCCGCGTTGGCTGCCGTGGACACCCTGGTGGGACGCGGGCTCCTGAAGGGGCCTGCCGATCTCCCCCTGGCCTTCCGCAACGCCGTGTTGCTCCAGCCCCTCAACACCTTCCCCAATTCCGATTTCGTCCTGCGCTTTTCACGGATCAGCGCCGAATTCCAGGCATCTTCCGCCACCTGGTCGGACACGACTGGCGGCAAGTACTTCCGGTTGGAAGTGTTTCCCGATGGCTCTTGGAGCCAGGGCGAACGCCCCGACATGGACGTGATGATGCTGGTGGATCGCTCCGGCAGCCAACAGGGCTGGCCCATGGAACATGAAAAGGCCATTTCCAAGCAGATCATGAACCGGCTGCGGACGACCGACCGGCTGTGTGTGATGAGCTTCGACAACATCAACGAGTTGGCCTTCGTCGACACCCTTCGCTACGCCTCCGGCGCCAACGTCGCGCAAGCCGCCACCTTCGTGGACGCCCTGACCGCACGCGGTGGTACGGAACTGGCCGGCGCCATCAAGGCGCTGACCGCCATCCCCAACCCCACCAATCGCCACCGCCTGTTCGTGTTCCTGACGGATGGATTCATCACCAACGAAGCGGAGATCCTCTCGCATCTTTCCAGCCTGCCGGACCTCCAGGTGATCACCTTCGGTGCGGGCGACAACCTCAACCGAGCCTTCCTGGATGAAACCGCCCTGATCGGAAACGGGTTTTCCACGCCGCTGGTGCAGAACGACGACTTGGTCGCACGTGTCGACGAGGCCTGGTCCCGGATCGAAAGCCCGGCTCTGGGCGGCTTGCATCTGGACACCAAGGGCTTGGTGGTGACTGACCTCCACCCCCAACGGCACCACCGTCTACAAGGGAATGTCGTGGAGCGTGCTGGGTCGCACCACCGGATCCGGCTCGATGCCCATCGATGTCGTAGGATCGCGCGCTGGCCTGTCCGACAGTGTCCGTGTCTCCGCCACCTTGAATCTGGGTGTGACTCCCGTGGTCGGCTGGGCCGTGCCCAAGTTGTGGGCCCGCGCCCGCATTTCCCAACTCGAACGCGAAGAATACGCCGGCGCCACGCGCAAGTCGGAAATTGTCTCCACCTCCCTCGCCCACCAGGTCCTGAGCAAATACACCGCCTTTTTGGCCTGGGACGGAGCCTCCTCGGAAATGGACGCAAGCCTCAAGTTGGGAATCTCCAGCCCTTCCGCATCGTGGTCGACCTCAGGCCCCGTCATCTCCGAAGTGGACTACAAGCCCGGCCTCAACAAGCTTCCAGCGGGAACTCCCTTCAAGATGGTTCGCGATGGTGCCGCCTGGGCCTTGCAACTGGATGCGCAATCCACCGGCGATCTCGTGCGCGTGATGGACCTGGCCGGCAACGTGCTCTGGCAATCTCCTCGCCATGCAGGCCAAACGCGCTTCGAGATCCGCGGCAAGCTCCCCGCCTCCGTGGTGGTGCAGGTACGCACCGCAACCGGCTGGCAAGGCCGCAAGTTCACGACGCTCTGAGAATCAGGAAATCCACGGGGGAGCGATCGCACCCCCGTTTTGCGATCGATTCCGTTTACGCATTCGCCAGAGCGTCCAGGCTCCCAGCAGGATTCCGGACGCCATCGCCAAGTGCCCCGCCCCGTGAAACAGTGTTCCGATGGACCGGTCCCACTCCAGGAGTCCGGTCCTTCCCAGCATCAGGTGCCAATCGTGGCCGATCTCGTCGCCCCCTCCAAACGGACTCACCAAGGGCAGCACCATAG
- a CDS encoding glycoside hydrolase family 16 protein — translation MTHFTHRLLGSLQVTVCIGSIGAFAADPTLPDTAAPPDRPGMRLVWSEEFAKDGAPDGAVWNFEKGFARNEELQWYQSQNAVCKGGLLRIEGRKERVANPNYASGSSSWKTNRQYAEYTSSSLSSSGKKQFQYGKWEVRARLDGQAGSWPAIWTLGASGEWPTNGEVDLMEFYPNSGAPALHANVAWGTATRWSAKWSSKVRSLSSFTSKDPDWLKKFHVWTMDWNVDTVKLSLDGEVLNTTLTSQTINADGTNPYRDRPQYMMLNLALGSNGGDPSKGSFPMVYEVDYVRVYQKGTNGVLPGEPTRESGLRAERTGDALRFWLPTAGAFQARVLDLSGRTVRERKVVGSRGGEQVLGLAGSGRQILILMLGGPQGDWRTLLPPR, via the coding sequence ATGACTCACTTCACCCATCGCCTCCTCGGATCCCTCCAGGTCACCGTCTGTATCGGTTCAATCGGGGCTTTTGCCGCCGACCCCACCCTCCCGGACACGGCCGCCCCGCCGGATCGGCCCGGCATGAGGCTGGTGTGGAGCGAGGAGTTCGCCAAGGACGGGGCTCCTGATGGGGCCGTTTGGAACTTCGAGAAGGGCTTTGCCCGCAACGAGGAACTCCAGTGGTACCAGTCGCAAAACGCCGTCTGCAAAGGAGGCCTGTTGCGCATCGAGGGGCGCAAGGAGCGAGTGGCCAACCCCAACTACGCCTCCGGCAGTTCCAGTTGGAAAACCAACCGCCAATACGCGGAGTACACGTCGTCCAGCTTGAGCAGCTCGGGCAAGAAGCAGTTCCAATACGGCAAGTGGGAAGTGCGGGCCCGGTTGGATGGACAGGCGGGTTCCTGGCCGGCGATCTGGACGCTGGGAGCCAGCGGCGAATGGCCCACCAACGGCGAGGTGGACCTGATGGAGTTCTATCCCAACAGCGGTGCCCCTGCCTTGCACGCCAACGTGGCCTGGGGAACCGCCACGCGGTGGTCGGCCAAGTGGAGCTCCAAGGTGCGGTCGCTTTCCAGTTTCACGTCCAAGGATCCGGATTGGCTCAAGAAGTTCCACGTCTGGACCATGGATTGGAATGTCGACACGGTCAAACTTTCGTTGGATGGCGAGGTATTGAACACCACTCTCACCAGCCAGACCATCAACGCCGACGGGACCAACCCCTATCGCGATCGTCCCCAGTACATGATGCTCAACCTCGCGCTGGGCTCCAATGGCGGAGATCCTTCCAAGGGCAGCTTCCCCATGGTCTACGAAGTGGACTATGTGCGGGTCTACCAGAAGGGGACCAACGGCGTGTTGCCGGGAGAGCCTACGAGGGAATCGGGCCTGCGGGCGGAGCGCACCGGCGATGCCCTTCGCTTCTGGCTTCCGACCGCCGGAGCCTTCCAGGCGAGGGTGTTGGATCTATCCGGCCGGACCGTTCGGGAGCGGAAGGTGGTTGGGAGTCGAGGCGGCGAGCAGGTGCTGGGACTCGCGGGATCGGGTCGACAAATTCTGATCCTGATGTTGGGTGGTCCCCAAGGCGATTGGCGAACCCTCCTGCCGCCTCGGTAA
- the rfbA gene encoding glucose-1-phosphate thymidylyltransferase RfbA — protein MKGIVLAGGSGSRLYPMSKVASKQLQPIYDKPMIYYPVATLMMAGIREILIISTPHDTPRFQDLMGDGTQWGIKLEYVVQPSPDGLAQAFILGDKFIGSDNVTLILGDNLFYGRMGLSEAVKNFKSGALVWGYPVNDPERYGVVEFDETGRVLSIEEKPAKPKSRYAVPGLYVYDNSVIARAKSQKPSARGELEITDLNNTFLAEGTLRVEKLGRGIAWLDTGTTESLLEAGQFIHAIEARQGLKVCCPEEIALRQGFLTIAGFEDLLGKMPKSSYRSYLEVVLAEVRG, from the coding sequence ATGAAGGGCATCGTTCTCGCCGGTGGATCCGGCAGCCGCCTCTATCCCATGTCGAAAGTGGCCAGCAAGCAACTGCAGCCCATCTACGACAAGCCCATGATCTACTACCCGGTCGCCACCTTGATGATGGCGGGGATCCGCGAGATCTTGATCATTTCCACCCCGCACGACACCCCTCGCTTCCAGGATCTGATGGGTGACGGCACGCAATGGGGCATCAAACTCGAATACGTGGTCCAGCCTTCACCGGACGGACTGGCGCAGGCGTTCATCCTTGGCGACAAGTTCATCGGATCCGACAACGTCACCTTGATCCTGGGCGACAATCTCTTCTACGGCCGCATGGGTCTTTCCGAAGCGGTCAAGAACTTCAAGAGCGGCGCGCTCGTGTGGGGATATCCGGTCAACGACCCGGAACGCTACGGCGTGGTGGAGTTCGACGAAACCGGACGAGTGCTTTCCATCGAAGAAAAACCCGCCAAGCCCAAGAGCCGCTATGCGGTTCCCGGGCTTTATGTGTATGACAACTCGGTGATCGCCCGCGCCAAATCCCAAAAGCCCTCCGCTCGTGGCGAATTGGAAATCACCGACCTCAACAACACCTTCCTCGCGGAAGGAACGCTGCGGGTGGAAAAACTCGGACGCGGCATCGCTTGGCTGGACACCGGAACCACGGAAAGCCTGCTGGAAGCGGGTCAGTTCATCCACGCCATCGAGGCGCGCCAGGGTCTCAAGGTTTGCTGCCCTGAGGAGATCGCCCTTCGCCAGGGCTTCTTGACCATCGCCGGATTCGAGGATCTGCTGGGCAAAATGCCGAAATCCTCCTATCGCTCCTACCTCGAGGTCGTGTTGGCCGAGGTCAGGGGATGA
- a CDS encoding transcriptional repressor, which yields MATTKPVDFEEALERYRDYLRRKKLLFTRERIAILEEVMARHDHFSVEELHDSLKVSGKKVSRATLYRNLDSLKEAGILAEVDLGNRHVQYEHVLGHRQHFHLVNEDSGEVLEDDCPDIEKAVESFAHRHGFHVSRIKLQIFGLPLRK from the coding sequence GTGGCAACGACCAAACCTGTCGATTTCGAAGAGGCCCTGGAGCGCTACCGCGACTATTTGCGGCGCAAAAAACTCCTCTTCACCCGCGAACGCATCGCCATCCTGGAGGAGGTCATGGCTCGCCACGACCACTTTTCGGTGGAGGAACTTCACGACAGCCTGAAGGTTTCCGGCAAGAAGGTCAGCCGTGCGACCTTGTACCGCAATCTGGACAGCCTCAAGGAAGCCGGGATCCTCGCCGAGGTGGACCTGGGCAATCGCCATGTCCAGTACGAACATGTTCTGGGTCACCGCCAGCATTTCCACCTGGTGAACGAAGACTCCGGCGAAGTACTGGAAGACGACTGCCCGGACATCGAAAAGGCCGTGGAATCCTTCGCACACCGGCACGGCTTCCACGTTTCCCGGATCAAGCTCCAAATTTTTGGATTGCCGCTGCGCAAGTGA
- the rsmA gene encoding ribosomal RNA small subunit methyltransferase A — MYEKERRKFGQNFLVDDSVCRAIADDADPVENGTIIEIGPGAGAITQYLVRAGRVVAVEIDPKWAEKLPRKVPSGADLVVVNKDALHADIEPWMGPGPTGILPVLCGNLPYNRASAILMRFLPKIRQFRHFTFMVQWEVAKRIAAEPGRRDFGALSVLVRNYAVPSTRLKILPDSFRPRPKVHSGTVLLLPRPEPMCDDPLFPWLVRAAFRQKRKTLRNSLLHTFPVAVVDEALAKCEMVPGIRAEAIEPEEFVRLFHAFAPYLAEITKDLPLGKDLEEDEEL, encoded by the coding sequence ATGTACGAGAAGGAACGACGGAAGTTCGGTCAGAATTTCCTGGTGGATGATTCCGTCTGTCGAGCGATCGCCGACGATGCGGATCCGGTCGAGAATGGAACGATCATCGAAATCGGCCCGGGCGCCGGGGCGATCACCCAATACCTTGTGCGAGCGGGGCGGGTCGTGGCGGTGGAGATCGATCCCAAATGGGCGGAAAAGCTCCCCCGGAAGGTCCCGTCCGGTGCGGATCTTGTGGTGGTCAACAAGGATGCCTTGCACGCCGACATCGAACCTTGGATGGGGCCTGGTCCCACCGGCATCCTGCCCGTGCTTTGCGGAAACCTTCCCTACAACCGGGCGTCGGCGATCTTGATGCGCTTTTTGCCCAAGATCCGCCAATTCCGCCATTTCACCTTCATGGTTCAGTGGGAAGTGGCCAAACGGATCGCGGCCGAGCCAGGTCGTCGCGACTTCGGAGCCTTGAGCGTGCTGGTGCGAAATTACGCCGTTCCCTCCACCCGATTGAAGATCCTGCCCGACAGTTTTCGCCCGCGCCCCAAGGTCCATTCGGGAACGGTCCTGCTTCTGCCGCGACCGGAGCCCATGTGCGACGATCCGCTGTTCCCCTGGCTGGTGCGCGCGGCGTTTCGCCAAAAGCGCAAGACCCTGCGCAATTCGCTTCTGCACACCTTTCCGGTGGCGGTGGTGGACGAAGCCCTGGCCAAGTGCGAAATGGTGCCTGGCATCCGTGCGGAGGCCATCGAGCCGGAGGAGTTCGTGCGCTTGTTCCATGCGTTCGCTCCCTACCTGGCGGAAATCACCAAGGACCTTCCTCTTGGAAAGGACCTCGAGGAGGACGAGGAGCTGTAG